A section of the Microbacterium forte genome encodes:
- a CDS encoding 3-hydroxyacyl-CoA dehydrogenase NAD-binding domain-containing protein yields MANSISEQYANVDFSPIQALTDGEVITHSPVRDIRLASGKVLALITLDNGRDHNRPNTLGPATLTALGETLDGLAARAAAGEIQAVGITGKQYILAAGADLSDISKVGSRDNARLIAQLGHKVLGKLGELGVPSFAFVNGLALGGGLEIALNSSYRTVDASAAAIALPEVFLGIIPGWGGAYLLPNLIGIENALEVVISNPLKQNRMLKPQQAFDLGIVDAIFPAANYLENSLAWADAVLGGKKVERKNEPGKIERLTKWPIAIKMARGMLESKIGTVPKSPYAALDLLDKAKSGTKAEGFAREDEALADLVTGDQFAASMYAFDLVQKRAKHPVGAPDKALAKKVSKVGIIGAGLMASQFALLFVRKLQVPVLITDLDQARVDKGVAYIHEEIGKLEAKGRLDADSANKLRALVTGTTDKSLYADCDFVIEAVFEEVGVKQQVFGEIEKVIAEDAILATNTSSLSVEEIGAKLAHPERLVGFHFFNPVAVMPLIEIVKTPGTSEAALSTAFVVAKNLGKNAVLTADAPGFVVNRLLAKVMGEAARAVYEGTPITDVEKAFAPLGLPMGPFQLIDLVGWKVAAHVQDTMAHAFPDRFYANENFHALAELDAVVEKDKGGRVTGWTKQAEKLLRPAVGKTPASAETILQRVQDGLASEIKLMLDEGVVPEVEDIDLCLILGAGWPFIDGGASPYLDREGASQRAFGGEFHTPQIRGIENR; encoded by the coding sequence ATGGCCAACTCGATTTCCGAGCAGTACGCGAATGTCGACTTCTCCCCCATCCAGGCTCTCACCGACGGCGAGGTGATCACGCACTCCCCCGTGCGTGACATCCGCCTCGCGTCGGGCAAGGTCCTCGCGCTGATCACCCTCGACAACGGACGCGACCACAACCGCCCGAACACTCTGGGACCCGCCACGCTCACCGCCCTCGGCGAGACCCTCGACGGGCTCGCCGCCCGCGCCGCTGCCGGAGAGATCCAGGCGGTCGGCATCACCGGCAAGCAGTACATCCTCGCCGCCGGCGCCGACCTCTCCGACATCAGCAAGGTCGGCTCGCGTGACAACGCCCGCCTGATCGCGCAGCTCGGTCACAAGGTGTTGGGCAAGCTCGGCGAGCTCGGAGTGCCGTCGTTCGCGTTCGTGAACGGCCTCGCGCTCGGCGGCGGTCTGGAGATCGCGCTGAACTCCAGCTACCGCACGGTCGACGCCTCCGCAGCGGCGATCGCGCTCCCCGAGGTCTTCCTCGGGATCATCCCCGGGTGGGGTGGGGCGTATCTTCTGCCCAACCTGATCGGAATCGAGAACGCTCTCGAGGTCGTCATCTCGAACCCGCTCAAGCAGAACCGGATGCTGAAGCCGCAGCAGGCCTTCGATCTCGGCATCGTCGATGCGATCTTCCCCGCGGCCAACTACCTCGAGAACTCTCTCGCCTGGGCAGATGCGGTCCTCGGGGGCAAGAAGGTCGAGCGCAAGAACGAGCCGGGCAAGATCGAACGACTCACCAAGTGGCCGATCGCGATCAAGATGGCCCGAGGCATGCTCGAGTCGAAGATCGGCACGGTTCCGAAGTCTCCGTATGCCGCACTCGACCTGCTCGACAAGGCGAAGAGCGGAACGAAGGCCGAGGGCTTCGCCCGAGAAGACGAGGCCCTCGCCGATCTCGTGACGGGTGACCAGTTCGCCGCCTCGATGTATGCCTTCGATCTGGTGCAGAAGCGCGCGAAGCACCCGGTCGGCGCTCCCGACAAGGCCCTGGCCAAGAAGGTGAGCAAGGTCGGCATCATCGGCGCCGGCCTGATGGCCAGCCAGTTCGCGCTGCTGTTCGTGCGCAAGCTGCAGGTGCCCGTGCTGATCACCGACCTCGACCAGGCGCGCGTCGACAAGGGAGTCGCCTACATCCACGAGGAGATCGGCAAGCTCGAGGCGAAGGGTCGCCTCGACGCGGACTCCGCCAACAAGCTCCGGGCGCTCGTGACCGGCACCACCGACAAGAGTCTCTACGCCGACTGCGACTTCGTCATCGAGGCCGTCTTCGAAGAGGTCGGCGTCAAGCAGCAGGTGTTCGGCGAGATCGAGAAGGTCATCGCCGAAGACGCCATCCTCGCGACGAACACCTCGTCGCTGTCTGTGGAAGAGATCGGCGCGAAGCTCGCTCACCCCGAGCGCCTCGTCGGGTTCCACTTCTTCAACCCGGTCGCGGTGATGCCGCTGATCGAGATCGTGAAGACACCGGGCACCTCCGAGGCCGCGCTGTCGACGGCATTCGTCGTCGCCAAGAACCTGGGCAAGAACGCGGTGCTCACCGCCGACGCCCCGGGCTTCGTGGTGAACCGTCTGCTGGCGAAGGTCATGGGCGAAGCAGCTCGCGCGGTCTACGAGGGCACCCCGATCACGGACGTCGAGAAGGCCTTCGCGCCGCTCGGCCTTCCGATGGGTCCGTTCCAGCTGATCGACCTGGTCGGATGGAAGGTCGCCGCTCATGTGCAGGACACGATGGCGCACGCGTTCCCCGACCGCTTCTATGCGAACGAGAACTTCCATGCGCTCGCAGAGCTCGATGCGGTCGTCGAGAAGGACAAGGGCGGTCGCGTCACCGGCTGGACGAAGCAGGCAGAGAAGCTGCTGAGGCCCGCCGTCGGCAAGACGCCGGCGTCGGCAGAGACGATTCTGCAGCGCGTGCAGGACGGCCTTGCGAGCGAGATCAAGCTGATGCTCGACGAGGGCGTCGTGCCCGAGGTCGAGGACATCGATCTGTGCCTCATCCTCGGAGCCGGCTGGCCGTTCATCGACGGCGGCGCATCGCCGTACCTCGACCGTGAGGGCGCCTCGCAGCGGGCGTTCGGCGGCGAGTTCCACACGCCGCAGATCCGCGGCATCGAGAACCGCTGA
- a CDS encoding thiolase family protein: protein MAEISDVFFVDGVRTPFGRAGEKGMYWNTRADDLAVKATIGLMERNAAVPADRIDDVAIAATSQTGDQGLTLGRSVAILAGLPQTVPGLAVERMCAGAMTSVTTMGASIGVGMYDFALAGGVEHMGHHPIGGNADPNPRFVAERMVDPGALNMGVTAERIFDRFPHLTKERSDRFGMLSQHKVQAAYDAGKIQPDLVSVATKGADGAWGLATEDEGRRPQTTMDDLAALKTPFRPHGRVTAGTSSPLTDGATMSLLAGGGAVKEFGLAPKMRMVSFAFAGVQPEIMGIGPIPSTEKALKKAGLTIADIGLFELNEAFAIQVISLLDHFGIADDDPRVNQWGGAIALGHPLAASGVRLMIQLAAQFAERPDVRYGLTAMCVGLGQGGSVIWENPHYDGKKRK from the coding sequence GTGGCCGAAATATCGGACGTCTTCTTCGTCGATGGAGTGCGCACCCCCTTCGGGCGCGCCGGCGAAAAAGGCATGTACTGGAACACCCGCGCTGATGACCTCGCTGTCAAGGCGACCATCGGCCTCATGGAGCGGAACGCAGCCGTCCCGGCCGACCGCATCGACGATGTCGCCATCGCCGCGACCAGTCAGACCGGAGACCAGGGTCTGACCCTCGGCCGTTCCGTGGCGATTCTCGCGGGGCTTCCGCAGACTGTGCCAGGACTTGCCGTCGAGCGCATGTGCGCCGGCGCGATGACCAGCGTCACGACCATGGGCGCGTCGATCGGCGTCGGCATGTACGACTTCGCTCTCGCCGGCGGTGTCGAGCACATGGGCCACCACCCGATCGGCGGCAACGCCGACCCCAACCCGCGTTTCGTCGCCGAGCGCATGGTCGACCCCGGTGCCCTGAACATGGGCGTCACGGCCGAGCGTATCTTCGACCGCTTCCCGCACCTGACGAAGGAGCGCTCCGACCGGTTCGGCATGCTCAGCCAGCACAAGGTGCAGGCGGCCTACGACGCCGGAAAGATCCAGCCCGATCTCGTGTCGGTCGCGACCAAGGGCGCCGACGGCGCCTGGGGTCTCGCCACCGAGGACGAGGGTCGTCGTCCGCAGACCACGATGGACGACCTCGCCGCCCTGAAGACGCCCTTCCGCCCGCACGGTCGGGTGACGGCGGGAACCTCGTCGCCGCTCACCGACGGCGCCACGATGTCGCTGCTCGCCGGCGGTGGAGCCGTGAAGGAGTTCGGCCTGGCGCCGAAGATGCGCATGGTCTCGTTCGCCTTCGCCGGCGTTCAGCCCGAGATCATGGGAATCGGACCGATCCCCTCGACGGAGAAGGCCCTGAAGAAGGCCGGACTGACGATCGCCGACATCGGCCTGTTCGAGCTCAATGAGGCCTTCGCGATTCAGGTCATCTCGCTGCTCGATCACTTCGGCATCGCCGATGACGACCCCCGTGTCAACCAGTGGGGCGGCGCCATCGCACTCGGTCACCCCCTCGCGGCATCCGGTGTGCGTCTGATGATCCAGCTCGCGGCGCAGTTCGCCGAGCGCCCCGACGTGCGTTACGGCCTGACGGCCATGTGCGTCGGTCTCGGGCAGGGCGGCTCCGTCATCTGGGAGAACCCGCACTACGACGGCAAGAAGAGGAAGTAA
- a CDS encoding YegS/Rv2252/BmrU family lipid kinase, with protein sequence MAEHIAVLSNPFAGKGRGAHQAEAALAHLRARGLDVRVYTGESAASSRILVAQALRESPRVLVVVGGDGTLSAILDAVCAAGVPVVLVPAGTGNDLARALGLPRRDPVAAAELVLTGVPRAIDIGEIRAAGRVDPFLTIAALGFDAKVSDRTNRLRWPHGVLRYYLALIVELVRLRPMEFTVSVDGAAPIHAPGTLVAVGNTESYGGGMPLCVGAAADDGLLDIVQVAPLTRLRLLHLFPLLLRGAHLTRPEVTHRQARSVTVSAPGLVVYADGERIADSECTIGIRRSALTILVPTTAQEQR encoded by the coding sequence ATGGCTGAGCACATCGCCGTGCTGTCGAACCCGTTCGCCGGCAAGGGGCGCGGAGCGCATCAGGCCGAAGCCGCGCTCGCCCACCTCCGCGCCCGAGGTCTGGACGTGCGCGTCTACACGGGAGAGTCGGCCGCGTCCAGCCGGATCCTGGTGGCACAGGCGCTCCGTGAGAGTCCTCGCGTGCTCGTCGTCGTCGGAGGAGACGGCACGCTCTCCGCCATCCTCGACGCGGTGTGCGCAGCCGGGGTGCCGGTCGTCCTGGTGCCGGCCGGCACCGGCAACGACCTCGCTCGAGCTCTGGGTCTGCCCCGCCGCGACCCGGTCGCCGCGGCGGAGCTCGTGCTGACCGGCGTTCCCCGAGCGATCGACATCGGTGAGATACGCGCGGCGGGGCGCGTCGATCCATTCCTGACGATCGCCGCGCTCGGGTTCGATGCGAAGGTCAGTGATCGCACCAACCGGCTGCGCTGGCCGCACGGTGTGCTGCGCTACTACCTCGCCCTGATCGTGGAGCTCGTGCGCCTCCGGCCGATGGAGTTCACGGTCTCCGTCGACGGCGCCGCGCCCATCCACGCGCCCGGCACGCTCGTCGCGGTGGGCAACACCGAGAGCTACGGCGGGGGCATGCCGTTGTGCGTCGGCGCCGCCGCCGACGACGGGCTGCTCGACATCGTGCAGGTCGCGCCGCTGACTCGGCTTCGGCTGCTGCACCTGTTCCCGCTGCTGTTGCGCGGAGCGCATCTGACCAGACCCGAGGTGACCCATCGCCAGGCTCGTTCCGTGACGGTGAGCGCCCCGGGGCTCGTCGTCTACGCCGACGGAGAGCGCATCGCCGACAGCGAGTGCACCATCGGAATCCGCCGGTCGGCTCTGACGATCCTGGTGCCCACGACTGCGCAGGAGCAACGATGA
- a CDS encoding TetR/AcrR family transcriptional regulator: MEERQVLADVGTSAPEWDATQSRILDAADELIVRRGVHGLTIAELARRAGHSRPTVYRSWSDADDVVRAALLRRVAVILDRFPAHAATRSELVDDVLRFTALFRADAVYGRLLAEEPEAFTRYTLQRVGSSQRLILAWLATAIGSAQRGGSVRWGDPNEIAVMLLLIAQSAVLSHGTVSELLSEDSWERELRAALDGLVRP; this comes from the coding sequence ATGGAAGAACGTCAAGTACTGGCCGACGTCGGCACCTCAGCGCCCGAATGGGATGCCACGCAATCGCGCATCCTCGACGCCGCAGATGAGCTGATCGTTCGCCGAGGAGTGCACGGCCTGACGATCGCAGAGCTCGCTCGCCGTGCCGGTCACAGCCGGCCCACCGTCTATCGCAGTTGGAGCGATGCCGACGATGTCGTCCGCGCAGCGCTGCTGCGCAGAGTCGCAGTGATCCTCGACCGGTTCCCGGCTCATGCAGCCACCCGAAGCGAGCTGGTCGACGACGTCCTGCGCTTCACCGCGCTCTTCCGGGCAGACGCCGTGTACGGGCGGCTTCTCGCTGAAGAGCCCGAAGCATTCACCCGGTACACGCTGCAGCGGGTGGGATCGAGCCAGCGACTGATCCTGGCCTGGCTGGCCACGGCGATCGGATCGGCGCAGCGGGGCGGATCAGTCCGCTGGGGTGATCCGAACGAGATCGCCGTCATGCTGCTGCTCATCGCCCAGTCTGCGGTGCTCTCGCACGGGACGGTCTCAGAGCTCCTCTCCGAGGACTCGTGGGAGCGCGAGTTGCGCGCCGCACTCGACGGGCTGGTCCGGCCATGA
- a CDS encoding FAD-binding oxidoreductase — MSGENGRVAVRSEMRWNGWGDPARASDLPRAVRMLLPLLLGRPQKPATAVNLAEVRVEPSALLDGDLEALRAVVGAEHIDTADESRIRHAGGRSTPDLLRRRQREQASPDAVVLPGSHDEVAALLRVCADLGIAVIPFGGGTSVVGALDPDRGAHRAVISLDLRRLSGLIRLDEVSGEACLAAGTAGPEAEALLAAQGFELGHYPQSFRYATIGGFAAARSSGQNSAGHGRFDSMVTGLRVATPTGDIDLGRSPGSAAGPDLIRVFLGSEGIFGVITEVRVRVHPVPRERVLESWSFADFSHGVDGLRQVAQNGGGPTVIRLSDEAETAVSLAQVGRIGKALAKGASIVTVYEGDGIAERRARASEILTAAGGVSSGAGGAEGWLDGRFDGPYLRDSLLDAGVFCETLETATTWSNLHHLRAEITAALRGGFAAAGAKSYVMCHVSHVYPTGASLYFTVLANLRSDPLEAWAEIKRRVNDSIIAAGGTISHHHAVGRDHAPWLEKEIGETGVRILAAIKRELDPTWILNPGAVIMSDRSA; from the coding sequence ATGAGCGGAGAGAACGGCAGGGTCGCCGTGCGGTCGGAGATGCGCTGGAACGGCTGGGGCGATCCCGCTCGGGCATCAGATCTGCCGCGTGCCGTGCGCATGCTTCTGCCCTTGCTGCTCGGACGCCCGCAGAAGCCCGCGACGGCGGTGAACCTCGCCGAGGTGCGGGTCGAGCCGTCCGCACTGCTCGACGGCGATCTTGAGGCGCTGAGGGCGGTGGTCGGGGCAGAGCACATCGACACGGCGGATGAGTCGCGGATCCGCCATGCAGGGGGCCGCTCGACACCGGATCTGCTCAGACGGCGGCAGCGGGAACAGGCGTCTCCGGATGCCGTCGTGCTGCCAGGAAGCCACGATGAGGTCGCGGCGCTGCTCCGCGTGTGCGCCGACCTGGGGATCGCCGTGATTCCGTTCGGGGGCGGAACGAGCGTGGTCGGCGCTCTCGACCCCGATCGAGGCGCGCACCGCGCGGTCATCAGTCTGGACCTGCGGCGGCTCTCGGGCCTCATCCGTCTCGATGAGGTGAGCGGCGAGGCCTGTCTCGCCGCAGGGACCGCCGGTCCGGAGGCTGAGGCGCTGCTCGCTGCTCAGGGCTTCGAACTCGGCCACTATCCGCAGAGCTTTCGCTACGCCACGATCGGCGGGTTCGCGGCTGCGCGCTCGTCGGGGCAGAACTCGGCAGGGCATGGGCGATTCGACTCCATGGTCACCGGCCTCAGAGTCGCGACCCCGACCGGGGACATCGATCTCGGTCGATCACCGGGCTCCGCAGCCGGTCCCGATCTCATCCGAGTCTTCCTGGGGTCGGAGGGCATCTTCGGGGTGATCACCGAGGTTCGTGTTCGAGTCCACCCTGTGCCACGAGAACGCGTCCTCGAGTCGTGGAGCTTCGCGGACTTCTCGCATGGTGTCGACGGGCTGCGACAGGTGGCCCAGAACGGTGGTGGCCCCACGGTCATTCGTCTCTCAGATGAGGCCGAGACCGCCGTCAGCCTCGCCCAGGTGGGCCGGATCGGGAAGGCGCTCGCGAAGGGCGCGAGCATCGTCACCGTGTACGAGGGGGACGGCATCGCCGAGCGTCGGGCGCGGGCCTCCGAGATCCTGACGGCGGCAGGTGGCGTGTCATCCGGAGCGGGCGGCGCGGAGGGATGGCTCGACGGCCGATTCGACGGCCCCTATCTGCGAGATTCGCTGCTGGACGCGGGGGTGTTCTGCGAGACGCTGGAGACGGCGACCACGTGGTCGAACCTGCACCACCTCCGAGCGGAGATCACGGCCGCTCTTCGCGGCGGCTTCGCGGCGGCCGGAGCCAAGTCCTATGTGATGTGCCACGTCTCACACGTCTATCCGACCGGAGCCTCCCTGTACTTCACGGTGCTCGCGAACCTTCGGTCCGACCCCCTGGAGGCGTGGGCGGAGATCAAGCGACGGGTGAACGACTCGATCATCGCGGCGGGTGGCACGATCAGCCATCACCACGCCGTCGGTCGCGATCATGCCCCATGGCTCGAGAAGGAGATCGGCGAGACGGGCGTGCGGATCCTCGCGGCCATCAAGCGCGAGCTCGACCCGACGTGGATACTCAACCCGGGGGCGGTCATCATGTCGGATCGGTCGGCCTGA
- a CDS encoding GMC family oxidoreductase: MNDTSRDAQDSGAFDDEVVVIGSGFGGSVAALRLVEKGYRVRVYEAGRRFEDEDFPKTNWNVRRYLWAPKLGCFGIQRIHRLPHVMILAGAGVGGGSLNYANTLYQPGGAFFDDPQWSALADWETDLAPHYATAKRMLGVVERYPHTGPVERIMAGAADDLGVGGTFRNAPVGVWFGKPGERTADPFFGGEGPDRTGCTLCGNCMVGCRVGAKNTLMKNYLALAEKRGVVIEALRTVTEVRELPGGGFSVTTERSGAWFRSERRTVRARQVVLAAGTWGTQQLLHRMKRAGALPRVSDAVGRLTRTNSEALDGAVAVAVPASLELARGVAITTSFHIDASTHVENVRYGPGSNLMGALASIMVPGDRGLGRRLASLIGQFVRAPIRQLRLGSLRRWSERGIIALVMQTVDNSLSLSLRRRFGRLVMTSAQGHGEPNPSHLPQAHRAAAAIAARVEEEGGVPAAARGSWPEVFGIPLTAHFLGGAVISSTPETGVVDLYHRVWGHPGLHVVDGAAVPANPGVNPSLTITALAERALSHWPRRGEADQRPPL; the protein is encoded by the coding sequence ATGAACGATACCTCGCGCGATGCGCAGGACAGCGGGGCCTTCGACGACGAGGTCGTCGTCATCGGCTCGGGGTTCGGCGGCTCGGTGGCCGCATTGCGGCTGGTGGAGAAGGGCTATCGCGTGCGCGTGTACGAGGCGGGTCGTCGCTTCGAGGACGAGGACTTCCCGAAGACCAACTGGAACGTCCGCCGCTATCTGTGGGCGCCGAAGCTCGGATGCTTCGGCATCCAACGCATCCATCGTCTGCCTCATGTGATGATCCTCGCGGGAGCAGGGGTGGGCGGGGGCTCCCTCAACTACGCCAACACGCTGTATCAGCCCGGCGGCGCGTTCTTCGATGACCCGCAATGGAGTGCTCTCGCGGATTGGGAGACTGACCTCGCGCCGCACTATGCGACAGCGAAGCGGATGCTCGGAGTGGTGGAACGCTATCCGCACACGGGCCCCGTCGAGCGCATCATGGCGGGCGCAGCCGACGACCTCGGAGTGGGTGGCACGTTCCGCAACGCACCTGTCGGGGTCTGGTTCGGCAAGCCCGGCGAGCGCACAGCGGACCCCTTCTTCGGAGGGGAGGGTCCGGACCGCACAGGCTGCACGCTCTGCGGCAACTGCATGGTCGGATGCCGCGTCGGCGCCAAGAACACACTGATGAAGAACTATCTCGCCCTCGCAGAGAAGCGCGGTGTCGTCATCGAGGCGTTGCGCACCGTCACCGAGGTGCGCGAACTCCCCGGCGGTGGCTTCTCGGTGACGACGGAGCGAAGCGGGGCATGGTTCCGGAGCGAGCGCCGCACCGTCCGTGCACGCCAGGTGGTGCTGGCAGCGGGGACCTGGGGCACGCAGCAGCTGCTGCATCGGATGAAACGCGCCGGAGCCCTCCCACGGGTGTCGGACGCGGTCGGCCGCCTCACCAGGACCAACTCGGAGGCTCTCGACGGCGCCGTCGCCGTTGCTGTCCCGGCCTCCCTCGAGCTCGCGCGCGGCGTCGCGATCACGACCTCGTTCCACATCGATGCGAGTACGCACGTCGAGAATGTGCGGTACGGGCCGGGATCGAACCTCATGGGGGCGCTCGCGTCGATCATGGTGCCCGGTGATCGCGGTCTCGGACGACGACTGGCGAGTCTGATCGGTCAGTTCGTGCGTGCGCCGATCCGTCAGCTGCGTCTGGGCTCACTTCGACGCTGGAGTGAACGCGGCATCATCGCGCTCGTGATGCAGACGGTCGACAACTCCCTCTCGCTGTCACTCCGGCGACGGTTCGGGCGGCTGGTCATGACCAGTGCACAGGGACACGGCGAACCGAACCCCAGTCATCTGCCGCAGGCGCACCGCGCGGCCGCGGCGATCGCAGCGCGGGTCGAGGAGGAAGGCGGCGTTCCGGCTGCGGCCCGAGGCTCGTGGCCCGAGGTCTTCGGCATCCCGCTGACTGCTCACTTCCTCGGAGGCGCCGTGATCTCGTCCACCCCCGAGACCGGCGTGGTCGATCTCTACCATCGGGTATGGGGTCACCCGGGGTTGCACGTCGTGGATGGCGCCGCCGTCCCGGCGAACCCCGGGGTGAACCCGTCGCTGACGATCACCGCGCTCGCCGAGCGCGCTCTGTCGCACTGGCCCCGCCGCGGCGAGGCCGATCAGCGCCCGCCGCTGTAG